The segment GCCCCAGGACGGCGGCGAAGGAGAGCTGGAAGCCCGGATCCGCGAGCGCTCCCGGATCGCCGAGATGAAGCAGGAGCCCCGCCAGTCCCCACGCCGCGAAGGGCCGGACCGCCGAGCCGCGCACCCGCCCGGCCCTCATCGCGGTCCAGAGGATCGCGGAGCGGACCGCGGATGCGGGCGCACCGACGAGGAGCACATAGCCCCAGAGCGAGACGAGCTCGATCCAAAGCGCGGGCCCGGGAGGGAGCCTCAGCGCGACCGCGACCATGGCCACGATGCCGGCGAGGACGCAGACGTGCAGCCCCGAGATGGAGAGGATATGGATCGTTCCTCCGTCGCGGAAGGCATCGCGGATCGAGGGAGCGATTCCCGAGCGATCTCCGAGCGCCATCCCTCGCGCGAGCGCCGCGACCGGGGGGCAGAGATCGCGCGAGAAGAGCCTCGCCAGCCGGTGGCGCAGGAGCCCGCCCCAGGGAATGCCCGGATCGGGCGGCCCCGCGAGCACGCTCACGGTCGCGGGGTCGACGTCCACCACGCCCGCAATGCGGAGCCGCTCGAGCCACCGCCCCGGCGAGGTGCATCCCGGATTGCGCGCGTCCTCCGGCGGACGATACCTTCCCTCGAGGCGCACCCAGAGGCCCGGCGTCGCCCACCCGGGGGGGAGCCCGTCCTCGCTCCACCGGAGGAGAAGAGCGGACCGGCACGGCGAGGATGCGCGCCCGACCCGCGCACGGGTCGCCTCGAGCACGAGGGCCGGCTGCGCGGCGTCGGCCGCGACGGAGTCGAGCACACGCCCCTCGACCTCGATCGGAATGGCGCGGGGATGGACCGGAAGCGGGGCGGAGGCGAGGTCGGCCTCGGCGGCGAGCGCTCCGCCGGCGGTCAGGAGCGCCGCGATCCCGGCCGCGGCCTCGAGGCGCCGGAGCCACACCTCCGCGGGGACCCGCGCGCGGTATCGGCTCCCGGCACAACCGGCGCCGATCGAGAGCGCGGCGAGACCGAGCGCCCCCGCGCGCAGCGGGTCTTCGAGGGCGGCGGGAATCGGAGCGCCCGCGGTGAACGCGTGCCCGAGCAGGAGACAGAGCCAAAGCGAAACCGGCGCGGGAACGCTGAGGAACGGCAGAATCGGCCGCATGCAGGCACCGTCCCCGGGGAGGGTGAAGCGCGCGCGGCAGGAGGCTAGGCCGCGTCAGTCTTTGACGGGGACGGAATAGATCTCGGAGTAGATCTCTCGGCCCGTGGCGCCCACGGCCTTGAAGTAGAGCTTCACTTGGCGCGCCGAGTTGCGGAGCACTTCGGGGGGGAGCAGCGCCGCGTAGGATTTCGAGGCTTCATCGATCCGGGTCATCCGGCGCGGCTGAAAGGTCCCGCCCGGAGGCGCCGCGTAGAGCCATAGCACCATGGATTGATACGACTCCCCTTCCGGGAGCGCGATCGTGAGCGGAAGCGGATTCGCGCGCGAAACGGAGGACGGGGCCGAGAACCGGAGCGGCTCTTCGGAATGAGTGCCGAACTCCGCGCTCAGGAACTGCTCGCCTCCCGGCTTCACGTCGAGCACGGAGATCTGCGGCGGAAATCCCCTGCGAACGACGCGGAAGCTGTGCGTTCCGGGTTTGAGATCGACGGAGAGAGGTGTGACCCCTCGCATCTCGCCGTCCGCCCAAACCGGATCGCCGCGCCCGGCCTCGAATCCCGCGTCGGTCAAGAGCGCGCTCCGGATGGTCACGCGTCCCTTCGGAGGGATGGCGCCGGCGCTGCCGGTGAGCTCGACGTGGGTGCCCTGCAGAACTTCGACCTCCTGCGCGCTCGTGTTGAGCCCCGGGCCGCCGAAGCGAACCAAGTGCCGGCCCACGACAAGGCTTTCCAGCACCACCGGAGTCGACCCTACGTACGCCCCGTCCACGTACACGTCGAGGACCCGGGCTGGATCCGACGAGCGAAACCCAACCGAGCCCAGAAGGCGCGGGCGAAGCGTCGCCCGGCCGCCGGGTATCACGACCACGGAATCGAGACGCGTGCCGTACACGCCCCAATCCATCTCGACACGATGCCTCCCGGGCGCGACCGAGACGTCGGTGGCAGGCGTGCGCGGCTCAATCGGCACACCGTCGACCTTGACCGCGGCCCCCGGGGGATCGGAGAAGAGATCCAAATTCCCACCGGTGCCCAGCGGCGTCGCCGCCTGCTGAACCTTCGCGGGCGGTGTGCCGAGAATCCCGGGCAGAATCGCGCGAAGGAGAAGTGCGAGAGCGACGATGGCGAGCGCTCCCCCTCCCCAGAGCGCGATCCATTCATACCACGGCCGCTGCTCGCCGAGCGCTCCGTAGGACGGCCAGCTCGGAAGTCCCACCGGGCGGCTCGAAATCGGCGCCGCCTCTTCCTCCGAGGGTTCCGCTCCCGCAACGGCCTCGCCTTCCGAGTCGCCGGCGCGGCGCGCTCCGTTCGCTTCCACTCCGCTTTCGGGAGGTGCGCCGGTCTCCTGAGCCGCGCCGGTCTCCTGAGCCGCGTTCACCACGTCCGCGGCAAGCGCTCGTCCCGCCTCCGCGCGAACCGCGGCGGCGTAGCTTTCCGGCACGGATCTCTCCAGCGCTCCGATTCTCTCGGCGGGCTCGATCGGTTCAAGCTCGAGCGGCGCAATTTCTTCCGGCGCTTCAGCGCCGCCCGGCGGCACCGCGGCCGCGGCGCCGGGAGGCTCCGGCGGCCGCGCCACAATCGTCGCCGAGACCGCGGCCCCTGAAGCGGGCTCGATCACCGGGCGCACACCCGGGCCTCCGCCCGAGCGAACCGCGATCGCGACCCTCCCGTTCTCCGAGCTTCCCGCGCTCGCGGTCCGGAGCAGGGAGACGAGGTCGCGGGCGGAAGCGAGATCCCGGGCAAGCAGGCTCAGCTCGCCCTCGCGAAGCGAGTGCGTCGAGAGGATGTAGCAATCCCCTTCCTGCGTAACCAGCGGAATCATTTCGAGCTTCACCTGCGCTTCGGATCCGAGCGATCCGGCGGGAGGTGCCGTTCCACGTTCCGAGACGTTGCGGCCGAGACGCGAGAGCACCCCCGAGCGGAACCGATAGCAGGGACAATCCCCGGCGATCAGAGCCATTCCTTCCCCGTCGGTGATCAGGACCAGCAGCACCGAGATCCACGTGCGCTCGCGATCCGGACGGGACATCAGCTCCGCATGAACGGCGCGCAGCGTCGAGATCGCGCGGCGCAGCGGAGGCTCATCGGAATCTCCCTGCGGCGCGAGGGCGAGCGAGAGCTTCTCTTTCACCCAGATCGTCGGGTCGATCACGTCGGAGAAGCTCATCGCGCCGCGCGCCACAAAGGCGAAACCCCGTTCGGGATCCAGGTGCGCGAGCGCTCCCTCCCGGTCGGGGCTCCTCACGAGGCCTTGGATGAGGACCTGCGTCGAGACCGCGGTTTTCATTGCTTCTGCACAATATGGTCGCCGCCGAATGGTGTCAACTCGACGTTCTACCCGTTGATGGCATATCGCTTGCATAGTTAACGGGGCGACGACCGCCAGGGATGGGCAAGACCCCTCGCCAGGGGTCCGGGATACCAAGAATCAATCACTTGGCGCTTGCAATTTGCAAGTACGGAACGTAGCCTGCGCGGACTGCACCGCAGGGTCTTGCGCAATATCACCCGATGTCCATGGTCCGGCGGACCGCTCCACGACGAGGCCTCAAGTCCGCAGGGCAATATTCACTCAACCCACGGAGGCCCCGTTGACGATCCGATGCAACTCCATCGCGCGAATTTCCGCTGCCGCGATACTGCTCGTCGCTCCCTGGCGGGCGGAAGCGGCCGCGTTCGGACCCGACATGCCGGCGTGGATGAGTCCGGCCGCCGAGCGGGCCGCGGAGAAGACGATCGTGCCCCCGCCCGAGCCGACCCCGAACGCCGACGCCCAGGACCCGTTGGATCCGATCCGCGCGAGCGTCTCCAAAGCCGAGGATCAGGTCCAGTCGGGCCGTCCTTCCGACGCCCTCTCCACGATTGAGTCCGCGCTCAAGGCGCTGGACCAGGTGCCGCAGTCCCATCCGGGAGCCGCCGCGTTGCGGGAGGAGCTCGGGGAGCTCAAGGATCGCTGCGACAAGCTGAACGACTCGCAGGCCGCGCTCGAGACCGACGACGGGCCCGACGGGGAGGGAACGGCCCCGCAGAAGCTCCGGCCGGTCAAGGCCGAAAAGAACGAACGCGTGGACAAGTGGATCGACTTTTACACGGGGCGCGGGCGGGATCAGTTCCAGCTCTGGCTCGTGCGTTCGGGCAGCTATATGGATCTCCTCACCCGGAATCTGCGGGCGGAGGGCGTCCCCGAGGAGCTGGCGAATCTCGTCTTCGTCGAAAGCGGATTCAACATGCACGCGCGCTCGATGGCGCGCGCGGTGGGACCCTGGCAGTTCATCCGCGGCACGGCGAAGATCTTTGGTCTCAAGATGACGCCGTACGTCGACCAGCGACGCGATCCCGAGCTCGCGACGCGCGCCGCGGCACGGTATCTCCGCCGGCTCTACGGGATGTTCGACGGGAGCTGGCCCTTGGCGCTCGCCGCGTACAACAGCGGCGAGGGAACCGTGCAGCGGGCGATCCGCCGGCAGGGAACCGATGATTACTGGTCCCTCCGTCTGCCGCGAGAGACCCGGGAGTACGTGCCCCAGTTCCTCGCGGCGATGGAGATCGCCTCCGATCCGGACCGGTACGGGTTCGAGCTTCCTCCCAACTCGCCGTTCCGGTTTGATGAAGTCCTGATCCGCGGTCCGGTCGACCTGAAGCTCGTGTCCAACCTGACCGAGATCCCGATCGACGATCTGGAGGCGCTCAATCCGATGTTCGTGCGCCACCGCTCCCCCGCCGGCAAGGACGGCACGCCGATCCGTGTGCCGCACGGCAAGGGAGACGATGTGCAGACCGTGCTCCAGACCAGCTACAAGCCGAAGCCCCTGACGAGGGCGGAGCTTCGTGAGGCCGCCCGCGCTCAGAGACACGAGCTCAGGCACTATCCCCGCCGCCACCGCGGCCGCCACAGCACGCACCTCGTGCGGCGCGGCGAGACGCTATCCGAGATCGGCAGACGCTACGGAAAAGCCCCCGCGACGCTGGCGCGCCTGAACCGCCTTTCCGACGCGAGCCAGGTGCGGGCGGGGCAAAGACTGAGGCTTCAGTAGCCCCGCGTCCGGCCCGCCCCGGACGCATGGCCGTTCGATTCAGTGCGCGACGTTGAGCTCCCGCTCCATCACGTCGCCGCTCGCGACCGTCGCGCGCGTGAAATCCTCCTCGATCAAGTTTGCCGAGATCCGACAGTTCCGGCCGATCGTCGTTCCTTCGGGGATCCGGGTCTCTTTTCCCACGATGGTGATCCCCGAGCTCAAGTGCTCGGGACACGAGCGATTCGGCGTCCGATCCTCTCCGAACCCAATCCGCGCCCTGGGGCCAACGTGAACCCGCTTGTCCAAGATGACCTGATTCAGCTCGGCGTCCGGCCCGATCCACGACTCCCCCATCACGATGGAATCGGACACCAAGGCGCCCTCCTCGACCACGGCTCCCGGGAAGAGCACGGAGCGCTCCACGGTTCCGTTCACGATCGTGCCGTGGGTCACGATGGATGCGCGAACCCTCGCGCGCGTGCCGATCCTCGCGGGAGGGAACTCGGTGCTCGGCGTGAAGATCGGCCATCGAGGGTCTTC is part of the Candidatus Eisenbacteria bacterium genome and harbors:
- a CDS encoding LysM peptidoglycan-binding domain-containing protein encodes the protein MTIRCNSIARISAAAILLVAPWRAEAAAFGPDMPAWMSPAAERAAEKTIVPPPEPTPNADAQDPLDPIRASVSKAEDQVQSGRPSDALSTIESALKALDQVPQSHPGAAALREELGELKDRCDKLNDSQAALETDDGPDGEGTAPQKLRPVKAEKNERVDKWIDFYTGRGRDQFQLWLVRSGSYMDLLTRNLRAEGVPEELANLVFVESGFNMHARSMARAVGPWQFIRGTAKIFGLKMTPYVDQRRDPELATRAAARYLRRLYGMFDGSWPLALAAYNSGEGTVQRAIRRQGTDDYWSLRLPRETREYVPQFLAAMEIASDPDRYGFELPPNSPFRFDEVLIRGPVDLKLVSNLTEIPIDDLEALNPMFVRHRSPAGKDGTPIRVPHGKGDDVQTVLQTSYKPKPLTRAELREAARAQRHELRHYPRRHRGRHSTHLVRRGETLSEIGRRYGKAPATLARLNRLSDASQVRAGQRLRLQ
- a CDS encoding PEGA domain-containing protein — protein: MQAICHQRVERRVDTIRRRPYCAEAMKTAVSTQVLIQGLVRSPDREGALAHLDPERGFAFVARGAMSFSDVIDPTIWVKEKLSLALAPQGDSDEPPLRRAISTLRAVHAELMSRPDRERTWISVLLVLITDGEGMALIAGDCPCYRFRSGVLSRLGRNVSERGTAPPAGSLGSEAQVKLEMIPLVTQEGDCYILSTHSLREGELSLLARDLASARDLVSLLRTASAGSSENGRVAIAVRSGGGPGVRPVIEPASGAAVSATIVARPPEPPGAAAAVPPGGAEAPEEIAPLELEPIEPAERIGALERSVPESYAAAVRAEAGRALAADVVNAAQETGAAQETGAPPESGVEANGARRAGDSEGEAVAGAEPSEEEAAPISSRPVGLPSWPSYGALGEQRPWYEWIALWGGGALAIVALALLLRAILPGILGTPPAKVQQAATPLGTGGNLDLFSDPPGAAVKVDGVPIEPRTPATDVSVAPGRHRVEMDWGVYGTRLDSVVVIPGGRATLRPRLLGSVGFRSSDPARVLDVYVDGAYVGSTPVVLESLVVGRHLVRFGGPGLNTSAQEVEVLQGTHVELTGSAGAIPPKGRVTIRSALLTDAGFEAGRGDPVWADGEMRGVTPLSVDLKPGTHSFRVVRRGFPPQISVLDVKPGGEQFLSAEFGTHSEEPLRFSAPSSVSRANPLPLTIALPEGESYQSMVLWLYAAPPGGTFQPRRMTRIDEASKSYAALLPPEVLRNSARQVKLYFKAVGATGREIYSEIYSVPVKD